A part of Agromyces protaetiae genomic DNA contains:
- a CDS encoding dihydroorotase produces MTRRTLISGATLPSGERADLLLDGGVIVEVGSIADVSGAERIDANGLIALPGLVDLHTHLREPGYEQSETVLTGTQAAAAGGYTVVFAMANTSPVADNAGVVEQEASLGRDAGYATVQPIGAVTVGLKGEQLAELGAMARSRANVRVFSDDGFCVADPLLMRRALEYVKAFDGVIAQHAQEPRLTQGAQMNEGALSGELGLAGWPAVAEESIIARDVLLAEHVGSRLHVCHLSTAGSIEVVRWAKARGIQVTAEVTPHHLLLTEELVATYDARYKVNPPLRRAEDVEALRDALADGTIDIVATDHAPHPVEAKECEWDQAANGMVGLESALAVVQQTMVDTGRFDWADVARVMSATPARIGRLAGHGTPLAAGQPAELTLLDPTASAEFGLERLAGKSVNSPYLGRTLPGQVLWTFHQGYATVADGQVRGAAEIAALAASFAAEASAASRTGVSNG; encoded by the coding sequence ATGACCCGGCGCACCCTCATCTCTGGCGCGACCCTGCCCTCGGGCGAGCGCGCAGACCTGCTCCTCGACGGCGGCGTGATCGTCGAGGTCGGCAGCATCGCGGATGTCTCGGGCGCGGAGCGCATCGACGCGAACGGCCTCATCGCGCTCCCGGGGCTCGTCGACCTCCACACGCACCTGCGGGAGCCCGGGTACGAGCAGAGCGAGACCGTCCTCACGGGCACGCAGGCCGCTGCGGCGGGCGGCTACACGGTCGTCTTCGCGATGGCGAACACATCGCCCGTCGCCGACAACGCCGGAGTCGTGGAACAAGAGGCGAGCCTCGGTCGCGATGCCGGCTACGCGACCGTGCAGCCCATCGGCGCCGTGACCGTCGGCCTCAAGGGCGAGCAGCTCGCCGAGCTCGGCGCCATGGCCCGCTCGCGTGCGAACGTCCGCGTCTTCAGCGACGACGGCTTCTGCGTCGCCGACCCGCTGCTCATGCGCCGCGCCCTCGAGTACGTCAAGGCCTTCGACGGCGTCATCGCCCAGCACGCGCAAGAGCCGCGGCTCACCCAGGGTGCGCAGATGAACGAGGGCGCGCTCTCGGGCGAACTCGGACTCGCGGGCTGGCCCGCCGTCGCCGAGGAGTCGATCATCGCGCGCGACGTCCTCCTCGCCGAGCACGTCGGCTCGCGCCTGCACGTCTGCCACCTCTCGACCGCCGGATCGATCGAGGTCGTGCGCTGGGCGAAGGCGCGCGGCATCCAGGTCACCGCCGAAGTGACGCCCCACCACCTCCTCCTCACCGAAGAGCTCGTCGCGACCTACGACGCGCGCTACAAGGTGAACCCGCCGCTCCGTCGTGCCGAGGACGTCGAGGCCCTTCGCGACGCCCTCGCCGACGGCACGATCGACATCGTCGCGACCGACCACGCCCCGCACCCCGTCGAGGCCAAGGAATGCGAGTGGGACCAAGCCGCGAACGGCATGGTCGGGCTCGAGTCCGCGCTCGCGGTCGTGCAGCAGACGATGGTCGACACGGGGCGCTTCGATTGGGCGGATGTCGCGCGCGTCATGAGCGCGACGCCCGCTCGCATCGGGCGGCTGGCCGGGCACGGCACCCCGCTCGCAGCCGGTCAGCCCGCCGAGCTCACCCTCCTCGACCCGACCGCGTCCGCCGAGTTCGGTCTCGAACGCCTCGCGGGCAAGAGCGTCAACTCGCCCTACCTCGGGCGCACGCTCCCCGGGCAGGTGCTCTGGACCTTCCACCAGGGCTACGCGACCGTCGCCGACGGACAGGTTCGGGGCGCGGCCGAGATCGCCGCGCTTGCGGCATCGTTCGCGGCCGAGGCATCCGCCGCTTCGCGCACGGGGGTCTCGAATGGGTGA
- the carA gene encoding glutamine-hydrolyzing carbamoyl-phosphate synthase small subunit, producing MTEATPLAAEPAVLVLEDGTRFEGRAYGARGRTLGEAVFATGMTGYQETLTDPSYAGQIVLQTAPHIGNTGMNSEDEESARIWVAGYIVRDPSRVVSNFRAQRSLDDDLVASGVVGISGIDTRAVTRHIRSAGAMRAGIFSGADAALSAGEQLDLVRSGAEMAGQNLSGAVSTAEPYSLPAQGERVGSVAVLDLGVKASTLHFLAERGFDVHVVPQTVTIDEIRALEPDALFFSNGPGDPSASDRHVELLRESLRDGRPYFGICFGNQLLGRALGYETYKLPFGHRGINQPVLDKATGRVEITAHNHGFAVAAPIGEVSESSQGFGRVEVSHVDLNDDVVEGLNCLDIPAFSVQYHPESAAGPHDANYLFDRFRDMVLASKESDA from the coding sequence ATGACTGAGGCGACGCCCCTGGCCGCCGAGCCGGCCGTGCTGGTCCTGGAGGACGGCACGAGATTCGAGGGCCGGGCGTATGGCGCCCGTGGCCGCACCCTCGGCGAGGCCGTCTTCGCGACCGGCATGACGGGCTACCAAGAGACGCTGACCGACCCGTCGTACGCCGGACAGATCGTGCTGCAGACCGCACCGCACATCGGCAACACGGGCATGAACTCCGAAGACGAGGAGTCGGCGCGCATCTGGGTCGCCGGGTACATCGTGCGCGACCCCTCCCGCGTGGTCTCGAACTTCCGCGCCCAGCGCAGCCTCGACGACGACCTCGTTGCGTCGGGCGTCGTCGGCATCTCGGGCATCGACACGCGTGCCGTCACCCGCCACATCCGGTCGGCGGGCGCCATGCGCGCCGGCATCTTCTCGGGGGCCGACGCCGCGCTGAGCGCAGGGGAACAGCTCGACCTCGTGCGGAGCGGCGCCGAGATGGCGGGCCAGAACCTCTCGGGCGCCGTCTCGACCGCAGAGCCCTACTCGCTTCCCGCCCAGGGCGAGCGCGTCGGCTCCGTCGCCGTCCTCGACCTCGGCGTCAAAGCATCGACCCTGCACTTCCTCGCCGAGCGCGGCTTCGACGTGCACGTCGTGCCGCAGACCGTCACGATCGACGAGATCCGCGCGCTCGAACCCGACGCGCTGTTCTTCTCGAACGGCCCGGGCGACCCCAGTGCGTCCGATCGCCACGTCGAGCTCCTCCGCGAGTCGCTCCGCGACGGCCGACCGTACTTCGGCATCTGCTTCGGCAACCAGCTCCTCGGACGCGCGCTCGGCTACGAGACCTACAAACTGCCGTTCGGGCACCGCGGCATCAACCAGCCTGTGCTCGACAAGGCCACCGGCCGCGTCGAGATCACGGCGCACAACCACGGCTTCGCCGTCGCCGCGCCCATCGGCGAGGTGAGCGAGTCGAGCCAGGGCTTCGGCCGAGTCGAGGTCAGCCACGTCGACCTCAACGACGACGTCGTCGAGGGCCTCAACTGCCTCGACATCCCCGCGTTCAGCGTCCAGTACCACCCCGAGTCGGCGGCCGGCCCGCACGACGCCAACTACCTCTTCGACCGTTTCCGCGACATGGTCCTCGCGAGCAAGGAGTCCGACGCCTGA
- the pyrF gene encoding orotidine-5'-phosphate decarboxylase: MTAGEQVPFGARLEQAFTERGRLCVGIDPHAGLLDQWGLDDSADGVREFGLRVVDAAFGRVGIVKPQISFFERHGAAGYAALERVLARARDAGLIVIGDVKRGDIGSTVEAYGQAWLTPGAPLEVDAITLSPYLGLGSLASTLQYAVDRGKGAFVLAATSNPEAAAVQQAVLQSSSRAGSTVAAAMLSGVAGINAAQPDASAKTFGSAGVVIGATLRLEDFGIDRQSPPDGPVVPVLAPGFGAQGAQPSETRAIFGALSAGVIVSESRSILDAGPDGIADRIARRVDEVAAA; this comes from the coding sequence GTGACCGCGGGCGAACAGGTGCCCTTCGGGGCTCGCCTCGAACAGGCCTTCACCGAGCGCGGGCGACTCTGCGTCGGGATCGACCCGCACGCGGGTCTCCTCGACCAGTGGGGTCTCGACGACTCCGCCGACGGGGTCCGCGAGTTCGGACTCCGCGTCGTCGACGCCGCCTTCGGGCGCGTCGGGATCGTGAAGCCGCAGATCTCGTTCTTCGAGCGCCACGGCGCCGCGGGCTACGCGGCGCTCGAGCGCGTGCTGGCGCGTGCCCGCGACGCCGGGCTCATCGTGATCGGCGACGTGAAGCGCGGTGACATCGGCTCCACGGTCGAGGCGTACGGGCAGGCCTGGCTGACGCCGGGCGCTCCACTCGAGGTCGACGCGATCACCCTGTCGCCGTACCTCGGGCTCGGCTCCCTCGCCTCGACGCTCCAGTACGCGGTCGATCGCGGAAAGGGCGCATTCGTGCTCGCCGCGACGTCGAACCCCGAGGCCGCCGCCGTGCAGCAGGCCGTCCTCCAGTCGTCGAGCCGCGCCGGTTCGACCGTCGCCGCGGCGATGCTCTCGGGCGTCGCGGGGATCAACGCCGCGCAGCCCGACGCGAGCGCGAAGACGTTCGGCTCCGCGGGCGTCGTCATCGGCGCGACGCTTCGGCTCGAGGACTTCGGCATCGATCGTCAGTCGCCGCCCGACGGGCCGGTCGTTCCGGTGCTCGCACCGGGCTTCGGCGCCCAGGGCGCCCAGCCGTCCGAGACGCGTGCGATCTTCGGCGCGCTTTCGGCCGGGGTGATCGTGAGCGAGTCGCGCTCGATCCTCGACGCGGGGCCCGACGGCATCGCCGATCGCATCGCCCGCCGCGTCGACGAGGTGGCGGCGGCATGA
- the gmk gene encoding guanylate kinase, producing MTDIVRTPPEVDRVAASRAAVAARRARATVKNAVAAGERSPLDVLRAAFEEPEGIEGRLRATEFLNSIPAIGETKTARIMASLAIADSKRLGGLGRLQRRRLREFVAEWVQAHGGTGDRLVVLAGPTAVGKGTVAAHIRARHPEVKLSVSATTRAPRPGEVDGEHYFFVDDAEFDRMIEAGELLEWATVHNAYRYGTPRGPVEAAIAAGDSVLLEIDIQGARSVRRAMPEATLVFLLPPTWDELVRRLVGRGTESPSEQQRRLETAKVELAAVDEFDHQVVNRDVGEAARKVVELMRPRKGRRPAALRQ from the coding sequence ATGACCGACATCGTCCGCACCCCGCCCGAGGTCGATCGTGTCGCGGCGTCCCGCGCAGCCGTCGCAGCCCGCCGCGCTCGCGCGACCGTCAAGAACGCCGTCGCCGCGGGGGAGCGCAGCCCGCTCGACGTCCTGCGCGCGGCGTTCGAAGAGCCCGAGGGCATCGAGGGGCGATTGCGGGCGACCGAGTTCCTGAACTCGATCCCCGCGATCGGCGAGACGAAGACGGCGCGCATCATGGCGAGCCTCGCGATCGCCGACTCGAAGCGCCTCGGCGGCCTCGGCCGCTTGCAGCGGCGTCGGCTCCGCGAGTTCGTCGCCGAGTGGGTGCAGGCGCACGGCGGCACGGGCGATCGACTCGTCGTGCTCGCCGGCCCGACCGCGGTCGGCAAGGGGACCGTCGCCGCACACATCCGGGCGAGGCATCCCGAGGTCAAGCTCTCGGTGTCGGCGACCACCCGTGCGCCGCGACCCGGCGAAGTCGACGGAGAGCACTACTTCTTCGTCGACGACGCGGAGTTCGATCGCATGATCGAGGCAGGCGAACTGCTCGAGTGGGCGACCGTGCACAACGCGTACCGCTACGGCACGCCCCGGGGCCCCGTGGAGGCGGCGATCGCCGCGGGCGACAGCGTCCTGCTCGAGATCGACATCCAGGGCGCCCGGTCGGTTCGCCGTGCGATGCCCGAGGCGACGCTCGTGTTCCTGCTGCCGCCGACGTGGGACGAACTGGTTCGGCGACTCGTCGGTCGCGGCACGGAGAGCCCGTCCGAACAGCAGCGCCGACTCGAGACCGCGAAGGTCGAATTGGCCGCCGTCGACGAGTTCGATCACCAGGTCGTGAACCGTGACGTCGGCGAGGCGGCTCGAAAGGTCGTAGAATTGATGCGGCCTCGAAAGGGTCGGCGTCCTGCCGCCCTTCGCCAATGA
- the rpoZ gene encoding DNA-directed RNA polymerase subunit omega, with product MAEKQSGIIDPPIDDLLSKVDSKYQLVIFASKRARQINDYYADLHEGSLFDNVGPLVDSSIDDKPLTVALHEINEDKLRLRPLGE from the coding sequence ATGGCTGAGAAGCAGTCCGGCATCATCGACCCGCCCATCGACGACCTGCTGAGCAAGGTCGACTCGAAGTACCAGCTGGTCATCTTCGCGTCGAAGCGCGCGCGTCAGATCAACGACTACTACGCCGACCTCCACGAGGGGAGCCTGTTCGACAACGTGGGTCCGCTCGTCGACTCGTCGATCGACGACAAGCCGCTCACGGTCGCGCTGCACGAGATCAACGAGGACAAGCTCCGGCTCCGCCCCCTCGGCGAGTAG
- the coaBC gene encoding bifunctional phosphopantothenoylcysteine decarboxylase/phosphopantothenate--cysteine ligase CoaBC: MPLNIVVGIAGGIAAYKAVGVVRALVLAGHDVHVVPTEAALRFVGRPTLEAISRNPVHVDLYEGVAEVRHVAIGQAADLIVIAPATANTIAKLAAGLADDLLGNTVLASEAPVVIAPAMHTEMWLNPATQANVATLRERGVTVVGPAVGQLTGKDAGPGRMEEPDVIVRKALAVAHASAAKHPDASEPAADRRDLVGRRIVVTAGGTREPLDPVRFLGNRSSGKQGVAIADAARARGAEVVLIAANLEVADPAGCDIRRVSTALELQAAVTAAAAGVDAVVMAAAVADYRPASVSESKIKKDASDSGLTLELVRNPDILAELGRAPHDGTILVGFAAETEPDDDARLALGRAKRAAKGADLLVLNRVGWTEGFANDENAVTIIGRDDTVVTEVHGAKLSVADAILDVVGSLLTE; the protein is encoded by the coding sequence GTGCCGCTCAACATCGTCGTCGGCATCGCCGGCGGCATCGCCGCGTACAAGGCCGTCGGCGTCGTGCGGGCGCTCGTGCTCGCCGGCCATGACGTGCACGTCGTGCCGACCGAGGCCGCCTTGCGGTTCGTCGGGCGGCCGACGCTCGAGGCGATCTCGCGCAATCCCGTGCACGTCGACCTCTACGAAGGCGTCGCCGAGGTGCGACACGTCGCGATCGGCCAGGCGGCCGACCTCATCGTGATCGCACCCGCGACGGCCAACACGATCGCGAAGCTCGCAGCGGGACTCGCCGACGACCTGCTCGGCAACACGGTGCTCGCGAGCGAGGCACCGGTCGTGATCGCCCCCGCGATGCACACCGAGATGTGGCTGAATCCGGCGACGCAGGCCAACGTGGCCACGCTCCGCGAGCGCGGCGTCACGGTCGTCGGCCCCGCCGTCGGGCAGCTCACGGGCAAAGACGCGGGTCCCGGCCGCATGGAGGAGCCCGACGTCATCGTGCGCAAGGCGCTCGCGGTCGCTCACGCGTCGGCGGCGAAGCATCCGGATGCCTCGGAGCCGGCCGCCGATCGTCGCGACCTAGTGGGCCGGCGCATCGTGGTCACCGCGGGCGGCACGCGCGAGCCGCTCGACCCCGTGCGCTTCCTCGGCAATCGTTCGAGCGGCAAGCAGGGCGTCGCGATCGCCGACGCCGCACGCGCTCGCGGAGCCGAGGTCGTGCTCATCGCCGCGAACCTCGAGGTCGCCGACCCGGCCGGCTGCGACATCCGCCGAGTGTCGACGGCGCTCGAGCTCCAGGCTGCGGTGACCGCCGCCGCAGCGGGCGTCGACGCCGTCGTGATGGCCGCCGCCGTGGCCGACTACCGGCCGGCGAGCGTGAGCGAGTCGAAGATCAAGAAGGACGCGAGCGATTCGGGGCTGACGCTCGAACTCGTGCGCAATCCCGACATCCTCGCCGAGCTGGGGCGTGCGCCGCACGACGGCACGATCCTTGTCGGATTCGCCGCCGAGACCGAGCCCGACGACGACGCACGACTCGCGCTCGGCCGGGCCAAGCGCGCCGCGAAGGGCGCCGACCTCCTCGTGCTCAATCGGGTCGGGTGGACCGAGGGTTTCGCGAACGACGAGAACGCCGTGACGATCATCGGGCGCGACGACACGGTCGTAACCGAGGTTCACGGAGCCAAACTGTCGGTGGCGGATGCCATTCTTGATGTGGTCGGATCGTTGCTGACCGAATAG
- the metK gene encoding methionine adenosyltransferase encodes MSDLRLFTSESVTEGHPDKICDQISDSILDALLKVDEHSRVAVETLVTTGLVHVAGEVTTSGYVEIPAIVRERVTSIGYDSSEVWFDGRSCGVSVSIGGQSPDIAQGVDDAFETREGSSIDELDKQGAGDQGIMFGYAVRETPELMPVPIWLAHRLAERLATVRKAGEVDYLRPDGKTQVTIGYDGQTPKTIETVVLSTQHSPKVSTEQLRAEVEELVIRPVLENVELSAHDLDVLINPTGRFEIGGPQGDAGLTGRKIIIDTYGGASRHGGGAFSGKDPSKVDRSAAYAMRWVAKNAVAAGLADRLELQVAYAIGKAAPVGLYVETFGTGHLPEERIIGAIREVFDLRPAAIIRDLDLLRPIYAKTAAYGHFGRELPEFTWERLDRVDDLRAAAGL; translated from the coding sequence ATGAGCGATCTCCGCCTGTTCACGTCCGAGTCCGTCACCGAAGGCCACCCCGACAAGATCTGCGACCAGATCTCCGACTCGATCCTCGACGCGCTCCTGAAGGTCGACGAGCACTCGCGGGTCGCCGTCGAGACGCTCGTGACGACGGGACTCGTGCATGTCGCGGGCGAAGTGACGACGTCGGGGTACGTCGAGATCCCCGCCATCGTGCGCGAGCGGGTGACCTCGATCGGGTACGACTCGTCCGAGGTGTGGTTCGACGGTCGCTCGTGCGGCGTCTCGGTGTCGATCGGCGGGCAGTCGCCCGACATCGCCCAGGGCGTCGACGACGCGTTCGAGACCCGTGAGGGCTCGAGCATCGACGAACTCGACAAGCAGGGCGCCGGCGACCAGGGCATCATGTTCGGCTACGCGGTCCGTGAGACGCCCGAGCTCATGCCCGTCCCGATCTGGCTCGCCCACCGGCTCGCCGAGCGGCTCGCCACGGTCCGCAAGGCCGGCGAGGTCGACTACCTCCGTCCCGACGGCAAGACGCAGGTCACGATCGGCTACGACGGGCAGACGCCCAAGACGATCGAGACCGTCGTCCTTTCGACGCAGCACTCGCCCAAGGTCTCGACCGAGCAGCTTCGCGCCGAGGTCGAAGAGCTCGTGATCCGTCCGGTGCTCGAGAACGTCGAGCTGTCGGCGCACGACCTCGACGTGCTCATCAACCCGACCGGCAGGTTCGAGATCGGCGGACCGCAGGGCGACGCCGGCCTCACGGGCCGCAAGATCATCATCGACACCTACGGCGGTGCGAGCCGCCACGGCGGCGGCGCGTTCAGCGGCAAAGACCCCTCGAAGGTCGACCGGTCGGCGGCGTACGCGATGCGCTGGGTCGCGAAGAACGCCGTCGCGGCGGGGCTCGCCGACCGGCTCGAGTTGCAGGTCGCGTACGCGATCGGCAAGGCGGCGCCCGTCGGCCTGTACGTCGAAACGTTCGGCACCGGGCACCTCCCCGAAGAGCGCATCATCGGCGCGATCCGCGAGGTGTTCGATCTGCGTCCGGCTGCCATCATCCGCGACCTCGACCTCCTGCGCCCGATCTACGCGAAGACGGCCGCGTACGGTCACTTCGGCCGCGAGCTTCCCGAGTTCACGTGGGAGCGGCTCGACCGCGTCGACGACCTCCGCGCGGCCGCCGGGCTCTGA
- a CDS encoding primosomal protein N', whose protein sequence is MARVLVDSPLPQLDQLFDYRVPERLRDAARRGVRVRVPLRSGGRIANGWLVELADSSEFEGRLAELEDVVSEVPMVTPEVWALARAAADRAAGNASDILRLAIPTRYVRVERAWLADAATPDPGPLPRREALPAIAGYAPGRVEQGIIEGERMSLPADPRPVRLPDGTWVGAWAATLALAAAHALADDRSSLLVVPDYRDQEQLEAALGAVVDPRRVLRTDARQAGGPRYRAFLEMTGDAARIIIGNRSTVYAPAARLGLIAMWDDGDALQQEPLAPGVHPRDAALIRQEQSGAALVFLAHSQSVEVHRLVELGWVRAIEPKGQTRPKAVVTEQQADEASGAARIPSAAWRAAQQALEQGPVLVQVARPGHSPLLVCDRCREPARCAACGGALVVPRGGGVARCTLCATAAGDWKCPVCEGAKLRAATVGASRTAEELGRAFPRAKVVLSDGERPVLRVGPEPALVVATRGAEPVAEGGYRAVLLLDGDRMLLRESLRVAEDCLRWWSNAAALAAPGSPVFLVGVGGALAQAFATWRQPEWAGEELQARRALRFPPAVRVATVTSSPERLDRALDAARAVEGVDVLGPTPAGEGLSRAIVRFDYARGAAVATTLRAETIRAATERRRPVAGRKAGRPPVLKVRFDDPDVP, encoded by the coding sequence GTGGCACGGGTCCTCGTCGACTCGCCGCTTCCGCAGCTCGATCAGCTTTTCGACTACCGCGTTCCTGAGCGGCTGCGGGATGCAGCGCGCCGAGGCGTGCGAGTGCGGGTGCCGCTCCGCAGCGGCGGGCGCATCGCGAACGGCTGGCTCGTCGAACTCGCCGACTCGAGCGAGTTCGAGGGGCGGCTCGCTGAGCTCGAGGACGTCGTCTCCGAGGTGCCGATGGTGACGCCCGAGGTGTGGGCGCTCGCGCGGGCGGCGGCCGATCGAGCGGCGGGCAATGCGAGCGACATCCTGCGCCTGGCGATCCCGACGCGGTACGTCCGCGTCGAGCGGGCATGGCTCGCCGACGCGGCGACGCCCGACCCGGGGCCGCTTCCGCGCCGCGAGGCGCTGCCTGCGATCGCGGGGTATGCGCCGGGTCGGGTCGAGCAGGGCATCATCGAAGGCGAGCGGATGTCTCTGCCGGCCGATCCTCGGCCGGTGCGACTGCCCGACGGCACGTGGGTCGGCGCGTGGGCGGCGACGCTCGCGCTCGCAGCCGCGCACGCGCTTGCCGACGACCGTTCGTCGCTGCTCGTCGTGCCCGACTACCGCGATCAGGAGCAGCTCGAGGCGGCGCTCGGCGCCGTCGTCGATCCGCGCCGTGTGCTGCGCACCGATGCGCGGCAGGCCGGCGGACCGAGGTATCGCGCGTTCCTCGAGATGACGGGCGACGCGGCGCGGATCATCATCGGCAACCGTTCGACGGTGTACGCGCCGGCGGCGCGGCTCGGTCTCATCGCGATGTGGGACGACGGCGACGCGCTCCAGCAGGAACCGCTCGCGCCCGGTGTCCATCCACGCGATGCGGCGCTCATCCGCCAGGAGCAATCGGGTGCGGCGCTCGTGTTCCTCGCGCACTCGCAGAGCGTCGAGGTGCATCGACTCGTCGAACTGGGGTGGGTGCGGGCGATCGAACCGAAGGGGCAGACTCGCCCGAAGGCGGTCGTGACCGAGCAGCAGGCCGACGAGGCATCCGGTGCCGCTCGCATCCCGTCCGCTGCGTGGCGGGCCGCGCAGCAGGCGCTCGAACAGGGTCCGGTGCTCGTGCAGGTCGCACGCCCGGGGCATTCGCCGCTGCTCGTGTGCGACCGCTGCCGCGAGCCCGCGCGGTGCGCGGCGTGCGGGGGAGCGCTCGTCGTGCCGCGTGGCGGGGGTGTCGCGAGGTGCACCTTGTGCGCGACCGCCGCGGGCGACTGGAAGTGTCCCGTATGCGAAGGCGCGAAGCTGCGTGCCGCGACCGTCGGCGCGAGCCGCACGGCCGAGGAACTCGGGCGGGCGTTCCCGCGGGCGAAGGTCGTGCTCTCCGACGGCGAACGGCCGGTGTTGCGCGTCGGCCCGGAGCCCGCGCTCGTCGTCGCGACGCGCGGCGCCGAGCCGGTCGCGGAGGGCGGGTACCGCGCAGTGCTGCTCCTCGACGGCGATCGGATGCTGCTGCGCGAGTCTCTGCGGGTAGCCGAGGACTGTCTGCGGTGGTGGTCGAATGCCGCCGCGCTCGCCGCTCCCGGTTCACCGGTGTTCTTGGTGGGGGTGGGTGGCGCGCTCGCGCAGGCGTTCGCGACCTGGCGTCAGCCGGAGTGGGCCGGCGAGGAGTTGCAGGCGCGGCGGGCGTTGAGGTTTCCTCCCGCGGTACGTGTGGCGACGGTCACGAGTTCGCCTGAGCGGCTCGACCGGGCGCTCGATGCGGCGCGGGCCGTCGAGGGGGTCGACGTGCTCGGCCCGACGCCGGCGGGCGAAGGGCTCTCGCGCGCGATCGTGAGATTCGACTACGCGCGCGGGGCGGCGGTGGCGACGACGCTCCGCGCCGAGACGATTCGCGCAGCCACCGAGCGGCGTCGCCCGGTCGCCGGCCGAAAGGCGGGCCGACCGCCCGTGCTCAAGGTGAGGTTCGACGACCCCGACGTGCCGTAG
- the fmt gene encoding methionyl-tRNA formyltransferase gives MRLVFAGTPSVAVPSLERLVASGHEVVGVVTRPDAPLGRKRVLTPSPVAAAAERLGIPVIKAARLDADATAEVEALRPDLGVVVAYGGLVREPLLSLPRHGWINLHFSLLPAWRGAAPVQHAIIAGDELAGASVFRLVPELDAGDVFAMLSRPADPTATAGETLEALAVEGAGLLADVVDAIRDGSAVATAQTGEPTFAPKLAIDDARLDWSRPAREVLARSRGVTPEPGAWTTIDGERLKVLEVREALTSDVSGAGDSADATDAPLLAPGEVRPERRRVLVGTADRAIELVRVQPAGKGAMTAADWGRGLGDRAVVLV, from the coding sequence CTGCGCCTCGTCTTCGCCGGTACACCCTCGGTCGCCGTTCCGAGCCTCGAACGGCTGGTCGCGAGCGGGCACGAGGTCGTCGGCGTCGTGACCCGTCCCGACGCACCGCTCGGCCGGAAGCGAGTGCTGACCCCGTCGCCCGTCGCGGCGGCGGCCGAACGTCTCGGCATCCCCGTCATCAAGGCTGCGCGGCTCGATGCCGATGCGACGGCCGAGGTCGAGGCGTTGCGGCCCGATCTGGGCGTCGTCGTCGCCTATGGCGGCCTCGTGCGCGAGCCCTTGCTCTCGCTCCCGAGACACGGCTGGATCAACCTGCACTTCTCGCTGTTGCCCGCGTGGCGCGGCGCCGCGCCCGTGCAGCACGCGATCATCGCGGGCGACGAGCTCGCCGGGGCATCCGTCTTCCGTCTCGTGCCCGAGCTCGACGCGGGCGACGTGTTCGCGATGCTGAGCCGCCCGGCCGACCCGACCGCGACGGCGGGGGAGACGCTCGAGGCTCTCGCCGTCGAGGGGGCGGGGCTCCTCGCCGACGTCGTCGACGCGATCCGCGACGGTTCGGCCGTCGCGACTGCGCAGACGGGCGAGCCGACGTTCGCGCCGAAGCTCGCGATCGACGACGCGCGCCTCGACTGGTCGCGACCGGCTCGCGAGGTGCTCGCGCGGTCCCGCGGGGTCACGCCCGAGCCCGGCGCGTGGACGACGATCGACGGCGAGCGGCTGAAGGTGCTCGAGGTGCGCGAGGCGCTGACTTCGGATGTCTCGGGCGCGGGCGATTCCGCCGACGCGACCGATGCCCCTCTGCTCGCCCCCGGCGAGGTGCGCCCCGAACGCAGGCGCGTCCTGGTCGGCACGGCCGACCGGGCGATCGAACTCGTGCGCGTGCAACCCGCCGGGAAGGGCGCGATGACGGCGGCCGATTGGGGCCGAGGCCTCGGCGATCGCGCCGTCGTGCTCGTCTGA